In the Bacteroidota bacterium genome, one interval contains:
- a CDS encoding CapA family protein yields MSGIVLIGDSLFNNVDLTIDPEIIKICKNAELVAINLEGPITSAKPRAGRSYGISSSEDSIRFLKELNVKIAIIANNHIMDCGEDGLIDTINILKQNDILIVGAGLDLDEKYQEIIIENEKRKVVVLAYTHHEGPMFESKNIGPFSLPQRNQLEKTLKKYIDDGYFTILSYHGGEEYFSVPWPRRRSFFLRLNKLGVNIIYGTHAHAIQPIEIIDNKLVNYSTGNFYFDVLTQKKKKGTNEGYFIEHDNRSVKQHFYKTNWDNSTLVYNSVKTYDLTKNHVFENTIYLKQWIDECKELLTYSLKRTKDISFDNVLTKYLRRIRKSFNQLKAIKRGPKRSRDIDILMCSLPLIRKPYAKWVLKSGYKKFDF; encoded by the coding sequence ATGTCAGGAATAGTATTAATAGGTGATTCATTATTTAATAATGTGGATTTAACTATAGATCCAGAGATTATTAAAATCTGTAAAAATGCAGAATTGGTAGCTATTAATCTTGAAGGGCCAATTACATCTGCAAAACCACGAGCCGGTAGATCATATGGTATATCCTCCTCTGAAGACTCAATTAGGTTTTTAAAAGAACTAAATGTCAAAATTGCGATTATTGCAAATAATCATATTATGGATTGTGGTGAAGACGGATTGATTGACACAATAAATATTTTGAAACAAAATGATATTCTGATTGTAGGGGCTGGTCTGGACTTAGATGAAAAGTATCAGGAAATTATCATTGAAAATGAAAAGCGCAAAGTAGTTGTCCTGGCTTACACCCACCACGAAGGTCCCATGTTTGAGTCAAAAAATATTGGGCCATTTTCTTTGCCTCAAAGGAATCAATTAGAAAAAACCCTTAAGAAGTACATTGATGATGGTTATTTTACGATTCTAAGTTATCATGGCGGTGAAGAGTATTTTAGTGTTCCATGGCCACGCAGAAGAAGTTTCTTTCTCAGATTGAATAAACTTGGTGTAAATATTATTTATGGTACTCATGCACATGCAATTCAGCCTATTGAGATCATAGACAACAAATTAGTAAACTATAGCACAGGGAATTTTTATTTTGATGTGTTGACTCAAAAAAAGAAAAAGGGAACCAACGAGGGCTACTTTATTGAACATGATAATAGGAGTGTAAAACAGCATTTCTATAAAACGAATTGGGATAATAGCACCCTAGTTTACAACTCTGTTAAAACGTATGATCTTACTAAAAATCATGTCTTTGAAAATACGATTTATTTAAAGCAGTGGATTGATGAATGTAAAGAGCTATTAACATATTCATTAAAAAGAACAAAAGACATTTCATTTGATAATGTTCTCACGAAGTATTTAAGAAGGATAAGAAAATCATTCAATCAACTCAAAGCTATTAAAAGAGGACCTAAGAGAAGCAGGGATATAGATATTCTAATGTGTTCCTTGCCTTTGATCAGGAAACCATACGCTAAATGGGTTTTGAAAAGCGGATACAAAAAGTTTGATTTCTAA
- a CDS encoding CatB-related O-acetyltransferase, translating into MLSIIKRKRKFRKFKKQWNEKNLHNRTTPANIFPIELVSIGNHSYGSINIFSWNTPGEKLIIGHIVSIGPGVKFVLGGNHNHNHFSTYPFKVKFLKEKFEATSKGNIIIEDDVWIGMNTLILSGVSIGKGSIIGAGSIVTKDIEPFSIVAGNPAKMIGLRFTKHIRDKLLKLDYSIIDKDFVESNTDLLYADLNENAINYIQQIFK; encoded by the coding sequence ATGCTGTCTATTATTAAAAGAAAAAGAAAGTTTCGAAAATTTAAGAAGCAATGGAACGAGAAAAATCTTCATAATCGGACTACTCCTGCCAATATTTTTCCAATTGAATTGGTTAGTATTGGAAATCATAGCTATGGCTCAATTAATATTTTCTCCTGGAATACACCTGGTGAAAAGCTAATTATTGGACACATTGTATCAATTGGTCCTGGAGTTAAATTCGTTTTAGGTGGAAATCACAATCACAATCATTTCTCAACCTATCCTTTCAAAGTCAAATTTTTAAAAGAAAAGTTCGAAGCAACTTCAAAAGGAAACATCATTATCGAAGATGATGTTTGGATTGGGATGAACACCCTAATATTGTCAGGTGTAAGTATCGGAAAGGGAAGTATTATTGGTGCCGGAAGTATTGTAACAAAAGATATAGAGCCATTTAGTATTGTTGCGGGAAATCCTGCAAAAATGATAGGCTTGCGGTTCACAAAGCATATCCGAGATAAATTATTGAAATTGGATTATTCTATAATTGATAAAGATTTTGTTGAATCCAATACTGACTTATTATATGCTGATCTCAATGAGAATGCTATAAATTACATCCAGCAGATATTTAAATAA